A single Struthio camelus isolate bStrCam1 chromosome 8, bStrCam1.hap1, whole genome shotgun sequence DNA region contains:
- the AK4 gene encoding adenylate kinase 4, mitochondrial isoform X1 — MCPGRGGGGWMRGSRGGRRPWPPRCCGRWCWAPPARARARCASASPAASASSASPAAASCGRACAPAAYLERGLLVPDHVITRVMTAELEKRQGEPWLLDGFPRTLGQAEALDRICEPDLVISLHVPFETLKDRLSARWVHPASGRVYNMDFNPPHVHGLDDLTGEPLVQREDDKPEAVAARLRKYKDAAKPVIELYRRRGVLHSFSGTETNKIWPYVYALLCNKIPPVHTEEED; from the exons ATGTgtccgggccgcggcggcggcggctggatGCGGG ggagccgcggcgggcgccggccaTGGCCTCCAAGGTGCTGCGGGCGGTGGTGCTGGGCCCCCCCGGCTCGGGCAAGGGCACGGTGTGCGAGCGCATCGCCCGCAGCTTCGGCCTCCAGCGCCTCTCCAGCGGCCGCTTCCTGCGGGAGAGCCTGCGCGCCGGCGGCG TACCTGGAGCGAGGCCTGCTGGTGCCCGACCACGTCATCACTCGCGTCATGACGGCCGAGCTGGAGAAGCGGCAGGGCGAGCCCTGGCTCCTCGACG GTTTCCCCCGGACGCTGGGGCAAGCCGAGGCGCTCGACCGCATCTGCGAGCCGGACCTGGTGATCAGCCTGCACGTGCCGTTCGAGACGCTGAAGGACCGGCTGAGCGCGCGCTGGGTCCACCCGGCCAGCGGCCGCGTCTACAACATGGACTTCAACCCGCCCCACGTGCAC GGCCTCGACGACCTCACGGGCGAGCCGCTGGTCCAGCGCGAGGACGACAAGCCCGAGGCCGTGGCCGCCCGGCTCAGAAAATACAAAGACGCTGCAAAGCCGGTAATAGAGTTATACAG GAGAAGAGGTGTCCTCCACTCGTTTTCAGGGACGGAGACCAATAAAATCTGGCCGTACGTTTACGCTCTGCTCTGCAACAAGATCCCGCCGGTTCACACCGAAGAGGAGGATTAA
- the AK4 gene encoding adenylate kinase 4, mitochondrial isoform X2: MASKVLRAVVLGPPGSGKGTVCERIARSFGLQRLSSGRFLRESLRAGGEVGVLAKQYLERGLLVPDHVITRVMTAELEKRQGEPWLLDGFPRTLGQAEALDRICEPDLVISLHVPFETLKDRLSARWVHPASGRVYNMDFNPPHVHGLDDLTGEPLVQREDDKPEAVAARLRKYKDAAKPVIELYRRRGVLHSFSGTETNKIWPYVYALLCNKIPPVHTEEED; the protein is encoded by the exons aTGGCCTCCAAGGTGCTGCGGGCGGTGGTGCTGGGCCCCCCCGGCTCGGGCAAGGGCACGGTGTGCGAGCGCATCGCCCGCAGCTTCGGCCTCCAGCGCCTCTCCAGCGGCCGCTTCCTGCGGGAGAGCCTGCGCGCCGGCGGCG AAGTCGGCGTCTTGGCGAAGCAGTACCTGGAGCGAGGCCTGCTGGTGCCCGACCACGTCATCACTCGCGTCATGACGGCCGAGCTGGAGAAGCGGCAGGGCGAGCCCTGGCTCCTCGACG GTTTCCCCCGGACGCTGGGGCAAGCCGAGGCGCTCGACCGCATCTGCGAGCCGGACCTGGTGATCAGCCTGCACGTGCCGTTCGAGACGCTGAAGGACCGGCTGAGCGCGCGCTGGGTCCACCCGGCCAGCGGCCGCGTCTACAACATGGACTTCAACCCGCCCCACGTGCAC GGCCTCGACGACCTCACGGGCGAGCCGCTGGTCCAGCGCGAGGACGACAAGCCCGAGGCCGTGGCCGCCCGGCTCAGAAAATACAAAGACGCTGCAAAGCCGGTAATAGAGTTATACAG GAGAAGAGGTGTCCTCCACTCGTTTTCAGGGACGGAGACCAATAAAATCTGGCCGTACGTTTACGCTCTGCTCTGCAACAAGATCCCGCCGGTTCACACCGAAGAGGAGGATTAA
- the LOC138068069 gene encoding ETS domain-containing protein Elk-1-like isoform X2, whose translation MGCTLRHGMHAPARDARSGTGCALLHGVGALARGARTSTGVRSCTGWVLWHGVHAPAQVCAPARGGCSGTGCTHQHRCALLHGVGALARGARTSTGVRSCTGWVLWHGVHAPAQVCAPARGGCSGTGCTHQHRCALLHGVCAPARGARTGTGCTHRLGVCAPARGGRTSTGGTLQHGVHSAYAVAPLQPLHSCPAPPKTHSGAPPPPSSHWRRTSPCFGEVHVTRNARLRARSHLLRPGPFPREQRERPALPGPSASSAAASGGRDPPTALLRLQFTPAATQRFPSALARGGPRAERSRARRPRARPSAAASRRQQSASPCAARAATGRETARPRSPTRAPASEKRERAKKPPARPPLKAGAFPGPGRAAGSPEDASVAVTHPAPTRGEDRKRQRPGSVQTTEESSLLGDPTSPSCKSERSP comes from the exons ATGGGATGCACGCTCCGGCATGGGATGCACGCTCCAGCACGGGATGCACGCTCCGGCACAGGGTGTGCGCTCCTGCAcggggtgggtgctctggcaCGGGGTGCACGCACCAGCACAGGTGTGCGCTCCTGCAcggggtgggtgctctggcaCGGGGTGCACGCACCAGCACAGGTGTGCGCTCCTGCAcggggtgggtgctctggcaCGGGGTGCACGCACCAGCACAGGTGTGCGCTCCTGCAcggggtgggtgctctggcaCGGGGTGCACGCACCAGCACAGGTGTGCGCTCCTGCAcggggtgggtgctctggcaCGGGGTGCACGCACCAGCACAGGTGTGCGCTCCTGCAcggggtgggtgctctggcaCGGGGTGCACGCACCAGCACAGGTGTGCGCTCCTGCAcggg gtgTGCGCTCCTGCACGGGGCGCACGCACTGGCACGGGGTGCACGCACCGGCTCGGGGTGTGCGCTCCAGCACGGGGTGGGCGCACCAGCACGGGGGGCACTCTGCAGCACGGGGTGCACAGCGCTTACGCcgtagcccctctccagcctctccattcctgcccagctcctcccaaaacacacagcggggcgccgccgccgccctcctcccaCTGGCGAAGGACAAGTCCATGTTTCGGAGAGGTCCACGTCACGCGAAACGCGCGCCTAAGAGCGCGCTCCCACCTGCTGCGGCCCGGGCCGTTCCCGCGGGAGCAGCGAGAGCGACCGGCGCTCCCGGGGCCGTCTGCCAGCTCCgccgcggcgagcggcggccgggaccccccgaCGGCGCTTCTACGCTTGCAATTTACGCCGGCTGCAACGCAACGTTTTCCCAGCGCtttggcccgcggcggccccagggcagagcgctcccgagcccgccggccccgcgcgcgcccctccGCGGCAGCGAGCCGCCGGCAGCAGAGCGCGAGCCCCTGCGCTGCCCGTGCAGCCACCGGGCGAGAAACAGCACGACCGCGCTCTCCAACACGGGCTCCGGCCTCGGAGAAACGGGAAAGGGCAAAAAAGCCCCCGGCGCGTCCCCCTCTGAAAGCCGGCGCCTTTcccggcccgggccgggccgcggggagccCGGAGGACGCTTCCGTCGCCGTTACCCACCCTGCCCCAACGCGGGGCGAGGACCGGAAACGCCAGCGTCCGGGCAGCGTTCAAACAACAGAGGAAAGCTCGCTCTTGGGCGACCCAACGTCCCCAAGCTGCAAAAGCGAACGATCACCTTGA
- the AK4 gene encoding adenylate kinase 4, mitochondrial isoform X3, translated as MASKVLRAVVLGPPGSGKGTVCERIARSFGLQRLSSGRFLRESLRAGGGFPRTLGQAEALDRICEPDLVISLHVPFETLKDRLSARWVHPASGRVYNMDFNPPHVHGLDDLTGEPLVQREDDKPEAVAARLRKYKDAAKPVIELYRRRGVLHSFSGTETNKIWPYVYALLCNKIPPVHTEEED; from the exons aTGGCCTCCAAGGTGCTGCGGGCGGTGGTGCTGGGCCCCCCCGGCTCGGGCAAGGGCACGGTGTGCGAGCGCATCGCCCGCAGCTTCGGCCTCCAGCGCCTCTCCAGCGGCCGCTTCCTGCGGGAGAGCCTGCGCGCCGGCGGCG GTTTCCCCCGGACGCTGGGGCAAGCCGAGGCGCTCGACCGCATCTGCGAGCCGGACCTGGTGATCAGCCTGCACGTGCCGTTCGAGACGCTGAAGGACCGGCTGAGCGCGCGCTGGGTCCACCCGGCCAGCGGCCGCGTCTACAACATGGACTTCAACCCGCCCCACGTGCAC GGCCTCGACGACCTCACGGGCGAGCCGCTGGTCCAGCGCGAGGACGACAAGCCCGAGGCCGTGGCCGCCCGGCTCAGAAAATACAAAGACGCTGCAAAGCCGGTAATAGAGTTATACAG GAGAAGAGGTGTCCTCCACTCGTTTTCAGGGACGGAGACCAATAAAATCTGGCCGTACGTTTACGCTCTGCTCTGCAACAAGATCCCGCCGGTTCACACCGAAGAGGAGGATTAA
- the LOC138068069 gene encoding ETS domain-containing protein Elk-1-like isoform X1, giving the protein MGCMLRQGVHAPVWGARSSAGCMLQHGMHAPAWDARSSTGCTLRHRVCAPARGGCSGTGCTHQHRCALLHGVGALARGARTSTGVRSCTGWVLWHGVHAPAQVCAPARGGCSGTGCTHQHRCALLHGVGALARGARTSTGVRSCTGWVLWHGVHAPAQVCAPARGGCSGTGCTHQHRCALLHGVCAPARGARTGTGCTHRLGVCAPARGGRTSTGGTLQHGVHSAYAVAPLQPLHSCPAPPKTHSGAPPPPSSHWRRTSPCFGEVHVTRNARLRARSHLLRPGPFPREQRERPALPGPSASSAAASGGRDPPTALLRLQFTPAATQRFPSALARGGPRAERSRARRPRARPSAAASRRQQSASPCAARAATGRETARPRSPTRAPASEKRERAKKPPARPPLKAGAFPGPGRAAGSPEDASVAVTHPAPTRGEDRKRQRPGSVQTTEESSLLGDPTSPSCKSERSP; this is encoded by the exons ATGGGGTGCATGCTCCGGCAGGGGGTGCACGCACCAGTATGGGGTGCGCGCTCTAGTGCAGGGTGCATGCTCCAGCATGGGATGCACGCTCCGGCATGGGATGCACGCTCCAGCACGGGATGCACGCTCCGGCACAGGGTGTGCGCTCCTGCAcggggtgggtgctctggcaCGGGGTGCACGCACCAGCACAGGTGTGCGCTCCTGCAcggggtgggtgctctggcaCGGGGTGCACGCACCAGCACAGGTGTGCGCTCCTGCAcggggtgggtgctctggcaCGGGGTGCACGCACCAGCACAGGTGTGCGCTCCTGCAcggggtgggtgctctggcaCGGGGTGCACGCACCAGCACAGGTGTGCGCTCCTGCAcggggtgggtgctctggcaCGGGGTGCACGCACCAGCACAGGTGTGCGCTCCTGCAcggggtgggtgctctggcaCGGGGTGCACGCACCAGCACAGGTGTGCGCTCCTGCAcggggtgggtgctctggcaCGGGATGCACGCACCAGCACAGGTGTGCGCTCCTGCAcggg gtgTGCGCTCCTGCACGGGGCGCACGCACTGGCACGGGGTGCACGCACCGGCTCGGGGTGTGCGCTCCAGCACGGGGTGGGCGCACCAGCACGGGGGGCACTCTGCAGCACGGGGTGCACAGCGCTTACGCcgtagcccctctccagcctctccattcctgcccagctcctcccaaaacacacagcggggcgccgccgccgccctcctcccaCTGGCGAAGGACAAGTCCATGTTTCGGAGAGGTCCACGTCACGCGAAACGCGCGCCTAAGAGCGCGCTCCCACCTGCTGCGGCCCGGGCCGTTCCCGCGGGAGCAGCGAGAGCGACCGGCGCTCCCGGGGCCGTCTGCCAGCTCCgccgcggcgagcggcggccgggaccccccgaCGGCGCTTCTACGCTTGCAATTTACGCCGGCTGCAACGCAACGTTTTCCCAGCGCtttggcccgcggcggccccagggcagagcgctcccgagcccgccggccccgcgcgcgcccctccGCGGCAGCGAGCCGCCGGCAGCAGAGCGCGAGCCCCTGCGCTGCCCGTGCAGCCACCGGGCGAGAAACAGCACGACCGCGCTCTCCAACACGGGCTCCGGCCTCGGAGAAACGGGAAAGGGCAAAAAAGCCCCCGGCGCGTCCCCCTCTGAAAGCCGGCGCCTTTcccggcccgggccgggccgcggggagccCGGAGGACGCTTCCGTCGCCGTTACCCACCCTGCCCCAACGCGGGGCGAGGACCGGAAACGCCAGCGTCCGGGCAGCGTTCAAACAACAGAGGAAAGCTCGCTCTTGGGCGACCCAACGTCCCCAAGCTGCAAAAGCGAACGATCACCTTGA